From Streptomyces sp. TLI_053, a single genomic window includes:
- a CDS encoding Ig-like domain-containing protein, whose product MNRQFPAAAGAAAVLAAGLLIGWNPPPSAAQQSPGSWTAERGAVLPSELSVRLDFSADPGMSVTAGPGKLADRVGAGRSRVLYSDGLRPGDPAQSFRIAEDRPQTDGSWRTVGTLRLTFSRAVRNPRLHLSGLAGTTTARSGSTGTATRLTLTGGSPAAPTLVNRTDWPGWTVDGNTLAPARADGGADGDPGSAAEGSLELAGTFRTAVFRVERRSTARAGSTTAPAPLTQAYTVTLDEGVGTAPQGYGNASHLLSDLYLGGDAATQGAKADGRPGWLFRRSDAGRADGGTGDGSTGGGSTGGGSGEDGGANPPPPQLQPGRGEYQGADPAVGYPAEAAIGHDYRLTVPVAVGDSAATLVGWVDFDRNGRFDATERVQTEVAPGEHSASLNWTVPAGAASGETWARLRIGRDAAQLVPAGGFADSGQVSDQRIRLTVGAARPEIAEPVDGTTLAEARPRISGEGAVAGATVEIREGDTTLCRTRVARGGDWACRPDTALAPGRHSLTPVETTGGGVVLRGEPVLITVKTAPPGAPVLTLPEFTNDPGLQLAGTGEPGSTVTVVDRSAATREAAGGGGGSGGQGTDLCSTGVRPDGGWSCLPVENLADGRHRLTPTAADPAGNRTPGQTVELVVDTVPPDRPVLTAPTAGETLRVARPRLAGRAEPGAQVLVTARSERAAETARIVACGTTAAVDGSWACTANRDLPEGEQWLVVTATDLAGNGTAAEAVAVTVAPAGGAPTPTPTPTPAPVVTPDVTPTAAPSVTPSATPSTAPAPTASAAPTPVPTPTVTPTGTPTAVTAVPSSSPQAEPTASARPTPALSPSPTVSPSVPVPPTPSVPSSPAVPSVPSSPSVPSSASAVAEPVLDPVPPGLLPIAVPPVGASPSPTATPVAPAPATGGPSPAVSPTAPAPTSPSPSPSPTVSPSVPVPPTPSVPSSSSVPSSPAVPSVPSSPSVPSSASAVAEPVLDPVPPGLLPIAVPPVGASPSPTATPVAPAPATGGPSPAVSPTAPAPTSPSPSQSPSPTAATTPAHTSTPTSTSTATSTPSPTTAAAADPTGADPEPADVSAPDRDRADRVRGPAAPPERGQQRAAEPVDPSSPVAADRQRSDAWRGGFAGILLVLTGIGLITRRVLARGTGTRRR is encoded by the coding sequence ATGAACCGACAGTTCCCGGCTGCGGCCGGTGCAGCCGCGGTGCTGGCGGCCGGGCTGCTGATCGGTTGGAACCCGCCGCCCTCGGCCGCCCAGCAGTCGCCCGGGAGCTGGACCGCCGAACGCGGCGCGGTGCTGCCCTCCGAGCTCTCCGTCCGACTGGACTTCTCCGCCGACCCCGGGATGTCGGTCACCGCCGGCCCGGGGAAGCTGGCGGACCGCGTCGGCGCCGGCCGCTCCCGGGTGCTCTACTCCGACGGACTCCGGCCCGGCGACCCCGCGCAGTCCTTCCGGATCGCCGAGGACCGTCCGCAGACGGACGGTTCCTGGCGCACCGTCGGAACGCTTCGGCTGACGTTCTCCCGGGCGGTCCGCAATCCCCGGCTGCACCTCAGCGGACTCGCCGGAACCACCACCGCGAGATCCGGCTCCACCGGCACCGCGACCAGACTCACCCTGACCGGTGGTTCACCGGCCGCCCCCACCCTGGTCAACCGCACCGACTGGCCCGGCTGGACGGTCGACGGCAACACCCTCGCCCCCGCCCGGGCCGACGGCGGCGCCGACGGCGACCCCGGGTCCGCCGCCGAGGGCAGTCTGGAGCTGGCCGGCACCTTCCGCACGGCGGTCTTCCGGGTCGAGCGGCGTTCGACCGCCCGGGCCGGCTCCACCACCGCCCCGGCCCCGCTCACCCAGGCCTACACCGTCACCCTCGACGAGGGGGTCGGCACCGCGCCGCAGGGTTACGGCAACGCCTCCCACCTGCTCTCCGACCTCTACCTGGGCGGTGACGCCGCCACCCAGGGGGCCAAGGCCGACGGGCGGCCCGGCTGGCTGTTCCGGCGGTCCGACGCCGGGCGGGCGGACGGCGGCACCGGTGACGGGTCCACCGGTGGCGGGTCCACGGGCGGCGGCAGCGGGGAGGACGGCGGGGCCAATCCGCCGCCGCCGCAGCTCCAGCCCGGCCGGGGCGAGTACCAGGGCGCCGACCCGGCCGTCGGTTACCCCGCCGAGGCGGCGATCGGCCACGACTACCGGCTCACCGTCCCGGTCGCCGTCGGCGACTCCGCCGCCACCCTGGTCGGCTGGGTCGACTTCGACCGCAACGGCCGCTTCGACGCCACCGAGCGGGTGCAGACCGAGGTCGCTCCCGGCGAGCACAGCGCCTCGCTGAACTGGACCGTCCCCGCCGGTGCGGCCTCCGGCGAGACCTGGGCCCGGCTGCGGATCGGCCGGGACGCCGCACAGCTGGTGCCGGCCGGCGGCTTCGCCGACTCCGGCCAGGTCTCGGACCAGCGGATCCGGCTGACCGTCGGGGCCGCCCGCCCGGAGATCGCCGAACCGGTCGACGGCACCACCCTCGCCGAGGCGCGTCCCCGGATCTCCGGTGAGGGCGCGGTGGCCGGCGCCACCGTCGAGATCCGTGAGGGCGACACCACGCTCTGCCGGACCAGGGTCGCCCGGGGCGGCGACTGGGCCTGCCGCCCGGACACCGCGCTGGCCCCGGGCCGGCACAGCCTCACCCCGGTGGAGACCACCGGCGGTGGCGTGGTGCTGCGCGGCGAGCCGGTGCTGATCACCGTCAAGACCGCGCCCCCCGGCGCGCCGGTGCTCACCCTGCCCGAGTTCACCAACGACCCGGGACTGCAGCTGGCCGGCACCGGCGAGCCGGGCAGCACCGTGACCGTGGTCGACCGGTCGGCCGCGACGCGCGAGGCGGCCGGCGGGGGCGGCGGCTCCGGCGGTCAGGGGACGGACCTGTGCAGCACCGGGGTCCGGCCCGACGGCGGCTGGTCCTGCCTGCCGGTGGAGAACCTGGCGGACGGCCGGCACCGGCTCACGCCCACCGCCGCCGATCCCGCCGGGAACCGGACCCCGGGTCAGACGGTCGAGCTGGTCGTCGACACCGTGCCGCCGGACCGGCCGGTGCTCACCGCGCCGACCGCGGGGGAGACCCTCCGGGTGGCCCGGCCCCGGCTCGCCGGGAGGGCCGAACCGGGGGCCCAGGTACTGGTCACCGCGCGGTCGGAGCGCGCCGCCGAGACCGCGCGGATCGTCGCCTGCGGGACGACGGCGGCGGTCGACGGCAGCTGGGCGTGCACGGCGAACCGTGATCTGCCGGAGGGCGAGCAGTGGCTGGTCGTCACCGCGACCGACCTGGCGGGGAACGGGACGGCGGCGGAGGCCGTCGCGGTCACGGTCGCTCCGGCGGGTGGAGCGCCGACGCCCACGCCGACGCCCACGCCCGCACCGGTGGTGACGCCGGACGTGACTCCCACGGCGGCGCCTTCGGTGACTCCTTCGGCGACTCCCTCGACGGCTCCGGCTCCGACGGCGAGTGCTGCCCCGACACCGGTGCCGACTCCCACCGTGACTCCCACGGGCACGCCGACGGCGGTGACGGCCGTGCCGTCGTCGTCGCCCCAGGCCGAGCCCACGGCGTCCGCCCGTCCCACGCCCGCGCTCTCCCCGTCCCCGACGGTTTCGCCTTCGGTGCCGGTACCGCCGACGCCTTCCGTCCCGTCCAGCCCTGCTGTTCCGTCGGTGCCGTCCTCTCCGTCGGTGCCGTCCTCGGCCTCGGCCGTCGCGGAGCCGGTTCTCGATCCCGTTCCGCCGGGGCTGCTGCCGATCGCCGTTCCGCCGGTGGGGGCCTCGCCGTCGCCGACCGCGACTCCGGTGGCGCCAGCTCCGGCCACCGGCGGTCCGTCCCCGGCGGTGTCCCCGACCGCCCCCGCCCCGACATCCCCGAGTCCCAGCCCGTCCCCGACGGTTTCGCCTTCGGTGCCGGTGCCGCCGACGCCTTCCGTCCCGTCCAGCTCTTCCGTCCCGTCCAGCCCTGCTGTTCCGTCGGTGCCGTCCTCTCCGTCCGTGCCGTCCTCGGCCTCGGCCGTCGCGGAGCCGGTTCTCGATCCCGTTCCGCCGGGGCTGCTGCCGATCGCCGTTCCGCCGGTGGGGGCCTCGCCGTCGCCGACCGCGACTCCGGTGGCGCCAGCTCCGGCCACCGGCGGTCCGTCCCCGGCGGTGTCCCCGACCGCCCCCGCCCCGACGTCCCCGAGTCCCAGCCAGTCCCCGAGCCCGACCGCGGCCACGACCCCTGCCCACACCTCCACGCCCACTTCCACTTCCACCGCCACCTCCACCCCGAGCCCGACCACGGCGGCGGCCGCCGACCCGACCGGGGCGGACCCGGAACCGGCGGACGTCTCCGCCCCGGACCGGGACCGGGCCGACCGGGTCCGGGGTCCGGCCGCCCCGCCCGAGCGCGGACAGCAGCGGGCGGCCGAGCCGGTGGACCCCTCGTCACCGGTGGCTGCCGACCGGCAGCGGTCGGACGCCTGGCGCGGCGGGTTCGCCGGGATCCTGCTGGTGCTCACCGGGATCGGCCTGATCACCCGTCGGGTGCTCGCCCGGGGAACCGGGACCCGGCGGCGCTGA
- a CDS encoding PAS domain-containing protein, with protein sequence MSSRPIRGAARLAAILDALPDALLLVNSNGTVVDANTAAVQALQAPGTSLVGMGVLDLLPEFDPSRIPGSMRPATREDEALDRPVRMTARRTDGSTFPVEVSGNDFDDDGSGAGEGRGYAVSSLVPYDPYREGSRSSDLLLLLVRDLTGRLGVEAELRRQHKQTEMILRAAAEGVLGVDLEGRCVLVNPAAAHILEYRASELGGRELHPLIQHSRADGTPLSLEESALLDTLTSGRKHRVRGTVLWRKDGRPVTVDLTTAPVRDGDQLVGAVMTFTDRSRELALVARNEHLTAVLESELGGALTALHRRIDTLAADPAGQLWPEANWTLRRLADECRRFGKLIDGVLAHQRSEAGESAAVAAAADGKGGPKPAERVPVALDKVVRRAVEHAGELVGAGRVRFSVHAAAVEVIADEQRLAQALAHLVADVSGVGLSLDAEPELPSPGLAAPGAPALPPGGGDTPAVVLAAAQRGEVARVEIRGPGRGGSPVHLPIARAVVERHGGVLQPHELPGRAGTTYVVELPLDPVAAKAAAERAGAEGRSDRPKESDSAVLPDLPGIPPPPTARAGEPTAEKTPPTGPGTPGPGADRDSATTPADGTAREAGRGAAAAAAPDGPPAAPAVEPGTDPAPVAEQRRGRRGRPAVEQPADGPEAAQDAPRPGDRPDIPADQWPNAPARIERAVPEQWNGTGNDPAYGRQGLGGPNDPQSDPWGKDDGRSGTAYAVPVDAGRPAPGPGDGVTGADDERRTADAPADGPRTPIALGPGPSSPEEPTAGQGGQDAAGGPEESGSEPRPSRRRRALPGNEDSSGGFALPGVPETPVYPGLEHALPAGPAPAPADPAGPTPTGRRRRLAVPPGPGGENGGPAEPVGVAAGAPTALPALPSAAPALPDGAAPGGPAGDRHEGGPRPVGTGLGELTPPRPLGGTGAPGGSGPGAQAGPVAPVVPVPAAAPVEVRPAPRAMAELPAAPAPAVPAALPIAPAGGRPESGERPVPAPAPDGGPRRLLVWPEPDPATSQALQDRGYRPVIVRSREEVDAQVSGFPAALFVDPLTGPITRTALQSLRTAALNSRVPVVVTAGLGQATRDAAYGADPAVLLRALAPRDGENHAPRVLLVESDPDIAVAMIGSLERRGMHVEHAVDENDAVARASSVQPNLVVMDLLQIRRRRVGLLDWLRANDRLHRTPLVVYTSVDLDPRELPRLRTGETILFLAERSTSEDVQSRIVDLLGRIGAMGEAGVAAAG encoded by the coding sequence GTGAGCAGCAGGCCGATCCGAGGCGCTGCTCGCCTCGCCGCCATACTCGACGCCCTGCCCGATGCGTTGTTGCTGGTCAACAGCAACGGCACGGTCGTCGACGCCAACACCGCGGCCGTACAGGCGCTCCAGGCGCCCGGCACCTCGCTGGTCGGCATGGGTGTGCTCGACCTCCTCCCGGAGTTCGACCCGAGCCGGATCCCCGGTTCGATGAGACCGGCCACCCGCGAGGACGAGGCGCTCGACCGCCCGGTCCGGATGACGGCCCGGCGCACCGACGGCAGCACCTTCCCGGTCGAGGTCTCCGGCAACGACTTCGACGACGACGGCTCCGGCGCGGGCGAGGGCCGCGGATACGCGGTCTCCTCCCTGGTCCCCTACGACCCGTACCGCGAGGGCTCCCGCTCCTCCGACCTGCTCCTGCTGCTGGTCCGCGACCTGACCGGCCGGCTCGGCGTCGAGGCCGAGCTGCGCCGCCAGCACAAGCAGACCGAGATGATCCTGCGGGCCGCCGCCGAGGGCGTGCTCGGTGTCGACCTCGAAGGCCGCTGCGTGCTGGTCAACCCGGCCGCCGCGCACATCCTGGAGTACCGGGCCAGCGAGCTGGGCGGCCGTGAGCTGCACCCGCTGATCCAGCACTCCCGGGCCGACGGCACCCCGCTGTCGCTGGAGGAGTCCGCGCTGCTGGACACCCTGACCTCCGGCCGCAAGCACCGGGTGCGCGGCACCGTGCTGTGGCGCAAGGACGGCCGGCCGGTCACCGTCGACCTCACCACCGCCCCGGTCCGGGACGGCGACCAGCTGGTCGGCGCGGTGATGACCTTCACCGACCGCAGCCGCGAACTCGCGCTGGTCGCCCGGAACGAACACCTCACCGCCGTCCTGGAGAGCGAGCTCGGTGGCGCGCTGACCGCGCTGCACCGGCGGATCGACACGCTCGCCGCGGACCCGGCCGGGCAGCTCTGGCCGGAGGCCAACTGGACGCTGCGCCGGCTCGCCGACGAGTGCCGCCGGTTCGGCAAGCTGATCGACGGTGTGCTGGCCCACCAGCGTTCCGAGGCCGGCGAGAGCGCCGCCGTCGCCGCGGCCGCGGACGGCAAGGGCGGGCCGAAGCCCGCCGAGCGGGTCCCGGTCGCCCTGGACAAGGTGGTCCGCCGGGCCGTCGAGCACGCGGGCGAACTGGTCGGCGCCGGACGGGTGCGGTTCTCCGTGCACGCGGCCGCCGTCGAGGTGATCGCCGACGAGCAGCGGCTCGCCCAGGCGCTGGCCCACCTGGTCGCGGACGTCAGCGGGGTCGGCCTGTCGCTGGACGCCGAACCCGAGCTGCCCTCCCCCGGGCTCGCCGCCCCCGGTGCCCCGGCCCTGCCGCCGGGCGGGGGCGACACCCCGGCCGTGGTGCTGGCCGCCGCCCAGCGCGGCGAGGTCGCCCGGGTGGAGATCCGCGGCCCCGGACGCGGCGGCAGCCCCGTCCACCTGCCGATAGCCCGCGCCGTGGTCGAGCGCCACGGCGGGGTGCTCCAGCCGCACGAGCTGCCGGGACGCGCCGGCACCACCTATGTCGTCGAACTGCCGCTGGACCCGGTCGCCGCGAAGGCCGCCGCCGAGCGGGCGGGCGCCGAGGGCCGCTCGGACCGGCCGAAGGAGAGCGACAGCGCCGTCCTGCCCGACCTGCCGGGCATCCCGCCGCCGCCCACCGCGCGCGCCGGGGAGCCGACCGCCGAGAAGACCCCGCCCACCGGTCCCGGCACTCCGGGCCCCGGTGCGGATCGCGACTCCGCGACCACCCCGGCGGACGGCACCGCCCGGGAGGCCGGGCGCGGTGCCGCCGCGGCCGCCGCCCCCGACGGTCCGCCCGCCGCCCCGGCCGTCGAGCCGGGCACCGACCCGGCGCCGGTCGCCGAGCAGCGCCGGGGCCGCCGCGGGCGCCCCGCCGTCGAGCAGCCGGCCGACGGCCCCGAGGCCGCCCAGGACGCCCCCCGCCCGGGCGACCGTCCGGACATCCCGGCCGACCAGTGGCCGAACGCCCCGGCCCGGATCGAGCGCGCCGTCCCCGAGCAGTGGAACGGCACCGGCAACGACCCCGCGTACGGGCGGCAGGGCCTCGGCGGCCCGAACGACCCGCAGAGCGACCCGTGGGGCAAGGACGACGGCCGCTCCGGCACCGCCTACGCCGTGCCGGTCGACGCCGGCCGCCCGGCCCCGGGCCCCGGCGACGGGGTCACCGGCGCGGACGACGAACGCCGGACCGCCGACGCTCCGGCGGACGGCCCGCGCACGCCGATCGCCCTCGGCCCCGGCCCCTCCTCCCCGGAGGAGCCGACGGCCGGGCAGGGCGGTCAGGACGCGGCGGGCGGTCCGGAGGAGTCCGGTTCCGAGCCCCGGCCGTCCCGGCGCCGCCGCGCGCTGCCCGGCAACGAGGACTCCTCCGGCGGCTTCGCCCTGCCCGGCGTCCCCGAGACCCCGGTCTACCCCGGACTGGAGCACGCCCTGCCGGCCGGTCCGGCCCCGGCTCCGGCCGATCCCGCCGGTCCGACGCCGACCGGCCGCCGCCGCCGGCTCGCCGTCCCGCCCGGTCCCGGCGGTGAGAACGGCGGCCCGGCCGAGCCCGTCGGTGTCGCGGCGGGTGCGCCCACCGCGCTGCCCGCGCTGCCGTCGGCGGCCCCGGCGCTCCCGGACGGCGCCGCACCCGGCGGCCCCGCCGGCGACCGCCACGAGGGCGGACCGCGACCGGTCGGCACCGGTCTGGGCGAGCTGACCCCGCCGCGGCCGCTCGGCGGCACCGGCGCTCCCGGCGGCTCGGGGCCGGGGGCCCAGGCGGGCCCGGTCGCCCCTGTCGTCCCCGTACCCGCGGCGGCACCCGTCGAGGTCCGGCCCGCGCCGAGAGCGATGGCCGAGCTGCCCGCCGCGCCCGCGCCGGCGGTTCCGGCGGCCCTGCCGATCGCCCCGGCGGGCGGCCGTCCCGAGTCCGGCGAGCGCCCGGTGCCCGCGCCCGCCCCCGACGGCGGGCCGCGCCGGCTGCTGGTCTGGCCCGAGCCCGACCCGGCCACCAGCCAGGCCCTGCAGGACCGCGGCTACCGCCCGGTGATCGTCCGCTCCCGCGAGGAGGTGGACGCACAGGTCTCCGGGTTCCCCGCCGCGCTCTTCGTCGACCCGCTGACCGGCCCGATCACCCGCACCGCGCTGCAGTCGCTGCGCACCGCCGCGCTGAACAGCCGGGTCCCGGTGGTGGTCACCGCCGGTCTCGGCCAGGCCACCCGGGACGCCGCGTACGGCGCCGACCCGGCCGTGCTGCTGCGCGCCCTCGCCCCGCGCGACGGCGAGAACCACGCCCCGCGCGTGCTGCTGGTCGAGAGCGACCCGGACATCGCGGTCGCGATGATCGGCAGCCTGGAGCGGCGCGGCATGCACGTCGAGCACGCGGTGGACGAGAACGACGCCGTGGCCCGGGCCAGCAGCGTGCAGCCCAACCTGGTGGTGATGGACCTGCTCCAGATCCGCCGCCGCCGGGTCGGCCTGCTCGACTGGCTGCGCGCCAACGACCGGCTGCACCGCACGCCGCTGGTCGTCTACACCTCGGTGGACCTCGACCCGCGCGAGCTGCCCCGGCTGCGCACCGGCGAGACGATCCTGTTCCTCGCCGAGCGCTCGACCAGCGAGGACGTCCAGTCCCGGATCGTCGACCTGCTCGGGCGGATCGGCGCCATGGGCGAGGCGGGCGTCGCCGCGGCGGGCTGA
- a CDS encoding long-chain fatty acid--CoA ligase produces MYSTMQDVPLTVARILEHGSTIHGRSTVTTWDGTGPVVRTYAEVGARAAQLAWALRDELGCTESSVIGTLMWNNAEHLEAYLAVPAMGSVLHTLNLRLPANQLAFIVDHAADRVIIVNGTVLPLLAAVLPRLAPTLKHIVVSGPGDRSVLAGFAGGVHDYEELIAGRPDEYPWLTDIDERRAAVLCYTSGTTGDPKGVLYSHRSVYLHCLQVNTGDNFAFTPRDTALPVVPMFHVNAWGIPHAAFMSGASLLMPDRFLQPRPMAEMIAAVRPTVSAAVPTIWSGLLDELDAGDYDTSSLRMVVIGGSACPPSLMQGYEERHGIRVIHAWGMTETSPLGSFAQPPGGLTPEEEWPYRVSQGVFPASVEARLIGPGGERMPHDGASAGELEVRGPWIAGAYYGGAGQDPERPDDKFSEDGWLRTGDVGTITADGYLTLTDRAKDVIKSGGEWISSVDLENHLMAHPEVAEAAVVAVPDEKWGERPLATVVLRPGATVGLPELRAFLAGRIASWQLPERWALVEAVPKTSVGKFDKKVIRADYADRKLDVTLLGKE; encoded by the coding sequence GTGTACAGCACGATGCAAGACGTTCCGCTCACTGTCGCTCGAATCCTGGAGCACGGTTCCACGATCCACGGCCGGTCGACCGTGACCACCTGGGACGGCACGGGTCCGGTAGTTCGGACGTACGCCGAGGTGGGCGCCCGCGCGGCACAGCTCGCCTGGGCCCTGCGCGATGAACTCGGCTGTACCGAGTCGAGTGTTATTGGAACGTTGATGTGGAACAACGCCGAGCACCTGGAGGCCTACCTCGCCGTACCGGCGATGGGCTCGGTGCTGCACACGCTCAACCTACGGCTGCCCGCGAACCAGCTGGCCTTCATCGTCGACCACGCCGCCGACCGCGTGATCATCGTCAACGGCACGGTGCTCCCGCTGCTGGCCGCCGTGCTGCCGCGGCTCGCCCCGACGCTCAAGCACATCGTGGTCAGCGGCCCGGGCGACCGCTCGGTGCTGGCCGGCTTCGCGGGCGGCGTGCACGACTACGAGGAGCTGATCGCCGGCCGGCCGGACGAGTACCCCTGGCTCACCGACATCGACGAGCGCCGGGCCGCCGTGCTCTGCTACACCTCCGGCACCACCGGCGACCCGAAGGGCGTCCTCTACAGCCACCGCTCGGTCTACCTGCACTGCCTCCAGGTCAACACCGGCGACAACTTCGCCTTCACCCCGCGCGACACCGCCCTGCCGGTGGTGCCGATGTTCCACGTCAACGCCTGGGGCATCCCGCACGCCGCGTTCATGTCCGGCGCCAGTCTGCTGATGCCGGACCGCTTCCTGCAGCCCCGGCCGATGGCCGAGATGATCGCCGCCGTGCGGCCCACCGTCAGCGCGGCCGTGCCGACGATCTGGAGCGGGCTGCTGGACGAGCTGGACGCCGGCGACTACGACACCTCCAGCCTGCGGATGGTCGTCATCGGCGGCTCGGCCTGTCCGCCCTCGCTGATGCAGGGGTACGAGGAGCGCCACGGCATCCGGGTCATCCACGCCTGGGGCATGACCGAGACCTCGCCGCTCGGCTCGTTCGCCCAGCCGCCGGGCGGCCTCACCCCGGAGGAGGAGTGGCCCTACCGGGTCAGCCAGGGCGTCTTCCCGGCCTCCGTCGAGGCCAGGCTGATCGGCCCGGGCGGCGAGCGGATGCCCCACGACGGAGCGTCGGCGGGCGAGCTGGAGGTCCGCGGCCCGTGGATCGCGGGGGCGTACTACGGCGGCGCCGGGCAGGACCCGGAGCGCCCGGACGACAAGTTCTCCGAGGACGGCTGGCTGCGCACCGGCGACGTCGGCACGATCACCGCGGACGGCTACCTGACCCTCACCGACCGGGCCAAGGACGTGATCAAGTCCGGCGGCGAGTGGATCTCCTCGGTGGACCTGGAGAACCACCTGATGGCGCACCCCGAGGTGGCCGAGGCCGCGGTGGTGGCCGTACCGGACGAGAAGTGGGGCGAGCGTCCGCTGGCGACCGTCGTGCTGCGGCCGGGCGCCACCGTCGGGCTGCCGGAGCTGCGGGCCTTCCTGGCCGGGCGGATCGCCTCCTGGCAGCTGCCGGAGCGCTGGGCGCTGGTCGAGGCGGTGCCGAAGACCTCGGTCGGGAAGTTCGACAAGAAGGTGATCCGCGCCGACTACGCGGACCGGAAGCTGGACGTCACGCTGCTCGGCAAGGAGTGA
- a CDS encoding recombinase family protein has translation MTPLVAAETFIESDLEPFIGYIRVSTWKEEKISPEIQQAAILEWARRSRKRIVRWITDLDATGRNFKRKIMQGIEAVERKEAVGIAVWKFSRFGRSRDGVAVNLKRVENTGGELVSATEPIDARTAIGRLYRGIIFEFSAYESDRAGEQWSETHALRRAAGLPATGRDRFGYIWHRRFNPQTRKVQQERYEPDGEVAPTIVEAFLRYVAGATGFSALAGWLNGLGYRTTRGTLWSADTLKRFMDSGFAAGLLRIHDPGCRCNGRKTNGSCPNYQYMEGAHEEIIGPEIWQQYIERRKLIKESAPKSRKGIYALTGAMACGDCRHGATLNAAVRKRVTILGFAYRCGNRARTAGHACGGVYMKRSEVEAEVMQFLAAHSQGVDESPAAEVQRARESDAARKRATEQRTALEKEYKRLTVALSRIAVDKNLNPENYDEDVYEMAVADLKRDRAKIARELEQATVVVEHQTFGDVRPLVVGLMAEWDTLLVGERNAIIRKLIRRVALVRKSKDEVVVEIHPVWMPDPWLKEDTAGAEHDLAA, from the coding sequence TTGACGCCGCTCGTCGCCGCAGAGACATTCATCGAGAGCGATCTCGAACCGTTCATCGGGTACATCCGCGTCTCGACGTGGAAAGAGGAGAAGATCTCGCCCGAGATCCAGCAGGCCGCAATCCTGGAATGGGCCCGCCGGAGCCGGAAGCGCATCGTTCGGTGGATCACCGACCTTGACGCAACCGGTAGGAACTTCAAGCGCAAGATCATGCAGGGCATCGAAGCCGTAGAGCGCAAGGAGGCCGTAGGCATTGCGGTCTGGAAGTTCTCTCGCTTCGGTCGCAGTCGCGACGGTGTTGCCGTCAATCTCAAGCGAGTTGAGAACACCGGGGGAGAACTCGTCTCCGCCACGGAGCCCATCGACGCACGAACCGCGATCGGTCGGCTTTACCGCGGAATCATCTTCGAGTTCTCTGCCTATGAGAGCGACCGTGCGGGCGAGCAGTGGAGCGAGACGCATGCGCTGCGCCGCGCGGCCGGCCTTCCTGCCACCGGGCGTGATCGCTTCGGGTACATCTGGCACCGGCGCTTCAATCCGCAGACTCGGAAGGTGCAGCAGGAGCGCTACGAGCCAGACGGCGAGGTTGCCCCGACTATCGTCGAGGCGTTCCTGCGGTACGTGGCCGGCGCGACCGGATTCTCGGCGCTCGCCGGATGGCTCAACGGCCTTGGCTACCGGACCACCAGGGGCACGCTGTGGTCGGCAGACACCCTTAAGCGCTTTATGGACTCCGGGTTTGCCGCTGGCCTGCTGCGTATTCATGACCCCGGGTGCCGGTGCAACGGGCGTAAGACCAACGGCAGTTGCCCGAACTACCAGTACATGGAGGGAGCGCATGAGGAGATCATCGGCCCAGAGATTTGGCAGCAGTACATCGAACGGCGAAAGCTCATCAAGGAGAGCGCGCCAAAGTCGCGGAAGGGGATATACGCGCTCACAGGCGCAATGGCGTGCGGTGACTGCCGGCACGGTGCCACGCTGAACGCGGCCGTTCGCAAGCGCGTAACGATCCTCGGATTCGCTTACCGCTGCGGCAACCGGGCCCGAACGGCCGGGCACGCCTGCGGCGGTGTCTACATGAAGCGTAGTGAGGTCGAGGCCGAAGTAATGCAGTTCCTCGCAGCGCACTCGCAGGGCGTCGACGAGTCTCCTGCCGCAGAGGTGCAGCGCGCACGAGAATCAGACGCGGCCCGGAAGCGCGCCACCGAGCAGCGCACGGCCCTCGAAAAGGAATACAAGCGCCTCACTGTCGCTCTGTCTCGGATCGCTGTGGACAAGAACCTGAACCCCGAGAACTACGACGAAGACGTCTACGAGATGGCGGTCGCTGATCTCAAGCGGGACCGAGCCAAGATCGCGCGCGAGTTGGAACAGGCGACCGTCGTGGTTGAGCACCAGACCTTCGGAGACGTGCGCCCGCTGGTCGTTGGCCTTATGGCCGAGTGGGACACCCTCTTGGTCGGGGAACGCAACGCGATCATCCGAAAGCTGATCCGGCGCGTTGCCCTCGTCCGGAAGTCCAAGGATGAAGTTGTTGTCGAGATCCACCCCGTGTGGATGCCGGACCCGTGGCTCAAGGAAGACACCGCCGGCGCCGAGCACGATCTCGCCGCGTAG
- a CDS encoding helix-turn-helix transcriptional regulator: MQQRTNATPGAEDHFPQWLDRRLRDLGYDLGARGGGRTKFAADAGISASSVSRLLAGRGKYEAALLAKIAPVLRVELSELMVRAGIVTADAIGRAADPQPDGPPMTPQEAAAQLGIQSDTAVALFVSMVRTMQEQEATRRQQEVRRMEP, encoded by the coding sequence ATGCAGCAACGCACCAACGCCACCCCCGGGGCGGAAGACCACTTCCCGCAGTGGCTAGACAGGCGCCTTCGCGACCTTGGGTATGACCTCGGCGCCCGCGGTGGCGGGCGGACCAAGTTCGCAGCTGACGCCGGTATCTCCGCCTCATCGGTCTCGCGCCTCTTGGCCGGGCGTGGCAAGTACGAGGCCGCGCTGCTCGCGAAGATCGCTCCCGTACTGCGCGTGGAGCTAAGCGAGCTCATGGTCCGGGCCGGAATCGTCACTGCCGACGCGATCGGTAGAGCCGCCGACCCGCAACCCGACGGCCCACCCATGACCCCGCAGGAAGCCGCCGCACAGCTGGGCATCCAGAGCGATACCGCCGTCGCCCTGTTCGTCTCGATGGTCCGGACGATGCAGGAACAAGAAGCGACGCGCCGCCAGCAGGAGGTGCGCCGCATGGAGCCATAG